A region of the Mus caroli chromosome 7, CAROLI_EIJ_v1.1, whole genome shotgun sequence genome:
ctgtatgacaagaacttcaagtctctgaagaaagaaatcacagaagacctcagaagatggaaagatctcccattcttgtggattggcaggattcatatagtaaaaatggccatattgctgaaagcaatctacagattcactgaaatcctcaacaaaattcctactcaattattcatagaattagaaagagcactttacaaattcatttggaataacaaaaaaactcaagatagtgaaaactattctcaacaataaaagaacttctaggggaatcaccaaccctgacctcaagctgttcttCAGATTAatagtgataaaacaaacaaacaaaaaaaaactgtatgatattggtacagagacagtcaggtaaatcaatggaactgaattaaagacccagaaatgcacCTGCAaacctttggtcacttgatctttgacaaagctctaaaaccatcccgtggaaaaaagacagcattttcaacaaatgatgctggttcaacagGCAGTCAGCAAGTTGAAGACTacatgcaaatcaatccattcttatctctttgtacaaggctgaagtccaagtggatcaatgacctctacataaaaccagatacactgaagctaatagaagagaaagtggggaagagccttgaacatatgggcacagggaaatttttcctgaatagaataccaatggcttatactctaagatcaagaatagacaaatgggaccttataaaatttcaaagcttctgttaggcaaagggCACTTTCATAGTACAAagggcaaccaatagattggaaaaatatctttactaatcctacatccaataaagggctattatccaaaatatataaagaacacaagaagttagactccagaaaatcaaatgaccctatttaaaaaaatggagtacagagataaacaagacttctcaactgaagaatatgaAATGGCAGAgaaatttctatttccttaataGCTAAAATTACTGAACAGTTTTTTTACATACTTATTTGcagttttttcttcttattttaagaaatgcTCAATTCATTATTGTGTAGATCATCTGCTttatctttgattttgtttttgtttgagttttattGGCTGTAGATATTAATTCATCATTAGACATTTAGTGGTCAGAATCACAGCATACAAATTGTTTgagtgcttcagtctctgctctatcaaTGAATActgagaataagaaaaaaaatctatatcctGTCTTACAGTGAAGATCCTCTACATGTAAAATGCTTAGCAGAATTATTAGTATTAAGGAATGTTGAAGGAAATATTGGTTTGAATTATTGTAGTGATTGTCAAACCAACCATTCAATAAAGGGCTACAAGTGTTCTAAAATTAGAGTTAGCAAGAGAACTAGAGTACCACCAAGCCTTTGGGCTGAAGAGTCAGTATTATCCCATGGCCTACCTATATCAAGGGCACTAGACAAGGGTGACACTTCGACTATATTCCCATTCTTGGAGATATCCAAGTCATTTCTAAATTCTACTTCACTGtggaattttaaaacattcatgtTCTGCCTTCTTATGCAATGGTAGAAATgtacatttttgttatttaaattttaagtttatataaAGTTTCACTTCATGCTCCTCTGGCCTACTTGATAGAATAAGCTAAAGTTGGtaatttaaatacttatttataaatacatCTAGAATGAGTGAAAATAGGTCTAACTTTTATACTTTAAgtataacattttttatttagtaCAAGTATCAGTGTAAACttagaaataattgtttttaacaaaatttttGAATTATAATGTAGTAAATAGTAAACAAACCCTGTATGACTGTGCATGAACACctaagagagaacaaaataataaattgagCTCTTGAGAATTGGCAGGATCTTGGGAGCTTGGTTATTCTAGCCCATATTGACTAACTCACTATCCACCACAGGAAATAGTAATGTTCTATGATACTTCAGAATTCACATTTGAATCTTAACATCTTCAGGGATTTATCCTCAAAGGAGACAAACACTAAACGATGACTACATAACCATGCAATCTTGACTTTTTAATGAAGGATAAATGAGTTCTCATTTCAAGGTAGGACTCTGGCTTTTCATAATGAATCTGGATGAATGGTTTTCATATAtaaactgagaaaaatatttatgtactCAAAATAAAATTGTCTTAGCTATTGGTTGAGTATCTGTTATGTTGTTTAAAAACTAATTGGATAGATATTTCACATTATATGGTAAAACagcattttctctttcaaatatattaaatatatcgAACAATTTTCAATAGAATTTTTATTGATAACTTAAAATTCCTGTTTAGTTGATATATGAGCAATAACTTTATTTATATAGGAAATTTTACATAATACCTGTTTTAAAACTTTACAAAAAATTCCAATCTTTTCTGATATAAAAGAGtctaagatttttattatttaactttattattatctATATGTTAAGTAGTTGGTTTCTGACAGTTAAGATTCTAATTCTGATTTTAAAAGCTATAAATGACGtgcaagtgaaaaaaaataatgtctttcAAAGTTATAAAAATAGCGATGAAGTTAATATCTTAAGCAAATATAATATcaggtttaaaaatatataagaaaatattggaATTTAATCCAAATTAATTGATGATTTGTAGCTATGCATAATCTTTAgattaatgtttgtttttaaagaagtatgTAAATATATTAGCTGCTACTAAAGAATTTCTTTAACAGTTTTTGCATTCATCTTTTATAACATACTACTGATTAATTTTGCTATTTTACgtttattttttgctttaagGAAATGGTAAAAGAACATGATATGTAAAGAAACAGGGTTTTATGAGATAGAAAGATTTAGGGTATTGTCTTAACCACATTTAAATTGTAGACTCATCCTTGCAGATGAGTAATTTTTCATGCTTGGACATCTTTAAATATAATTGCATTATTTGTATATGAATGAAAGTGAAACTACTCATTTATAAATGCCCTCCTGTACTATCTCCATCATAGCCTTGACCTGGCAGCAGCTACACTGTCCCATGGCTTTCCTGGAGGATGGGAACCACACTGCAGTGACAGAGTTCATTTTATTGGGCTTAACTGATGACCCAGTTCTTAGAGTcatcctcttcatcatcatcctGTGCATCTACTTAGTGACTGTGTCTGGGAACCTCAGCACCATCCTTCTCATCAGAGtctcttcccagctccatcaccccatgtacttttttctcagccacttggctTCCATTGACATAGCCATCTCTTCTTCTGTCACACCAAATATGGTTATCAATTTCCTGGTGGAGAGGAGCAGTATATCCTACACTGCATGTGGTATCCAGCTTGGCTCAGCTGTTTTCTTTGGAGCTATTGAATGTTTCCTTCTGGCTGTCATGGCTTATGATCGTTTTGTGGCAATCTGCAACCCACTGCTTTATTCAACTAAAATGTCCAAACAAGTGTGTATCCAATTGCTTATAGGGTCTTATATTATTGGCTTTATTCATGCTTCCTTCTTTacactttcctttgtttcttttcttttctgtggaaCAAATAGAATtaatcactttttctgtgattttaCTCCTTTAGTTGAACTCTCCTGTTCTGATAATAGTGTCCTCATAATTCTTGATTCATTTTCTACTGGCACTATTATTGTAATCACAGTGTTTGTCATTGCTATTTCCTATACCTGCATCCTCATCACCATCCTGAAGATGCGCTCCACTGAGGGTCGACACAAGGCTTTCTCTACCtgcacctcccacctcactgtaGTCACTCTGTTATATGGGACagtcacatttatttatgtgatgCCCAAGTCCAGCTACTCCACAGACCAGAACAAGGTGATATCTGTGTTCTACATGGTGGTAATTCCCATGTTGAACCCCATCATCTACAGCCTCAGGAATAATGAGATTAAGAGTGCTATGAAGAAACAGCTtggtgaaaaaaatattttctaagagcCATCAGTTTTTATGAAAGACTTCATAGAATAATAATGACTAGTTGATATAATAGTAAATGGAGAGTTCTGATTGAAAAAGTTATAGTATATTACTAGCTTTTCAATAAATATGGGGGTTCAAATTTCATGTTACATAGAAAactagaagtttttttttaaataaaatccaatGAATTTTTAACTTAAGGGCATAAAtctaatgtaaatataaattgcTAAACATAATTTTAAGTTACATTAACATTTTTCCAAGTTGTTCATGTTTAAGCATGTTACATGTTTGATCTTAATTGTTCATAAAGTTGTGTATAATTGTCAAGATCCTGATAATTATCATGTTTCTCTTGGGAATGAAAGAGACATTTAAACAGTGAACCTAATTGCAATACTCACTTTACTTGAGGCGTGTCATAAAAGAGATAAGTCACTCAGAACTTTTCTatcttctttatttgccaggggCTGAGTGTCTTTGTTCAACCACACATCCTTACCATGAgggacaaaaacaaaatgaatcaatAGACTCAACTCACCAGGGAATGAGACTTATAAACCTCTCTGTCAGGAAtgacccttttctttttataagttgaTTATCTTAActatttgttatagcaacagaaaccaggcTAATAAGAATTTCAATACTTCAGGCTATGTTTGAATTAACAGTTATCTTCAGATAAATTTGATAAATATACCTATCCtcactccaacatataacaaggacacaagcaccactatgttcattacaacccagatgtccatcaacagaggaatggatacagaaaatgtggtacatttacactactcagctattaaaacaatgacttcatgaaattcaaagGCATTCAAAGGCAAgtggatgaaacttgaaaatatcattctgattgaggtaacccagtcacaaaagaaaatgcatggtatgtactcactgataagtggatttagcaacaacaacaacaacaaaatggaatgCCCAAGACACAACTTACAGACcttatgaaacccaagaagaaggaagaccacaccaAAGTGTGAAGGCTACAGCTCTACTCAGAACGGAGAAGAAAAGAAtcttgggaagtagaggaagagaggaatctgagaggaagaaaggaggaagagagcagagaggggcTGGTTTAGATAGAGGAGTTGAtgagggagaagtacagaggatcaggaatttgaaaggaggtaTGTAgtagtggggaaagggaactggGGGGTAGCCActaaaaagtcccagatgccagggacccaagaggttcccggGACCTAATAGGGAGGATATTAGCTGAATTATCCAACAaatgggagatagaacctgtagagaccatatccagtgaaTAGACATGattttttggttgagagatgAGGCCACCTACccacataaaaaatataaatccaGAATTACTCCTATTAAAGGAGTAATTGCAGGGGCAAAGGgcagagcacagactgaaggaaaggccatccatagactgtcccacctagggatccatcccatctgcagacatcaaacccagacactattgctgatgacaagaagtgcttactgacaggagcctaatatagctgtctcctaagaggctatgccagagcctgaccaatactgATATCAATATAGTCAGTCAAACATCAGGTTGAGtgtggggaccccagtggagaagttagggcaaggccTAAAGGAACTGAAGGTCTTTGCAACccaataataagaacaacaatatcaaccaaacagacacacacaccccaagggcccagagaccaaaccaccaaccaaagagtacacagtgggggacccatggttccagctggataggtagcagaggattgccttatctggtaacaatgggaggggagcctcCTTGGTCCAGTGGGGGCTAGAGTACTCAGGGTAGAGAAATGCTagagcactgaggcaggagtgggtgggtgggtagaggaggaccctcagaaagggagggagaggggaggggatagggggcttgtggagggaaaacttggaaggagataacatttgaaatgtaaataaataaaataatcaataaaaagggggaaattattttgatatattcaaaaagggaaaaagaaagaagcaaaaacagACTAAAATTCCTAGAAATATTGTAGAAGGGCTAATCTATAAGGATGGACCTTTTAGACTCATAAAGCTTCTGATCTGTGGTCTTGGACCCTGGTCATGACCTAAATGTAGAGTATGAAGAGAAGAATCTATCCTTGATTTATCTGCAAATTTCTCTTACATTTTGAAAGCTTCATACTTTATAACACATATATTGATTATATCTACCTAGCACTATCTCCTTCTAACTTCATATAGTGCCCCCACTTCATCTACTCCTGATCAACTCAATATCTCATTTAAACATTGTAAATGATCTCTTTTATTgggagattataatataattttatcccTTATCTTCCCATCAAATGTCCATACatacctctcctttctcttttaaattcatatttgatttttccatttttattaatgaCTTCTGAGTAAAATTAATGTTTCACATATGCAGATAGGTGTGTGGACATCCACTGGGTAAGTAACATACAAGCATTCTTGTTCCTAAAAGAGAGTGACTCTCTCTCCTCAAGAACCATCACTGTCAGTAGCTCCTCTGACAGGCCTGAGAAAacagaagtatttttttcttccattcctgCTGGAATGTGGATTGGCctgatcttgtgcaggtaaccattTTAACTGTACAACAACCATGTTCTATTTACAACTCAACATTATATAGTGCTTCTCTCCACTTGCCAGCTCTTACTTACATTCATTTGAATTCCCCTTTGGTGAGGTTCTCTGAGGATTGTAAGGTGGAGACTGGTATAGATAACCCATGTTCAGGTGAGCACACAGAGTACTTTGATCATTTAAAGGCCTCTGTATTGACTACTACCCTCTACAAAAAGAAACATATCTAACCAAGGTTGAAACAATACAAACTTCTTCCCTGAATTCATGATTTCTGCCTCCTTAAACTCCTGGCCtgcattgaaacagaaactaaacagaaacacagtgacaCTAAGTGAGGTAGTGaaccaaattgatttaacagaacattcagaacatttcaccctaaaacaaaagaatatactttcttttcagcCCCTCATGGTACTCTCTTTAAAGTTGATTGTTGAGGCCGACCAGCGGttcacatgtccgggttcgagcctagaaggcatcttggaatctggaataaaagagggagcctaggtggGTCAAGAaacaatggaaccaagacatgctagtctgttcaaaGTTCAAATCTTAATGTGGGGGAACACGCCTTATAAAAGAGGGGGCGAAGGTCCATTCCTGCCagttcatccttggagcctggaaccagttgcaggtgatgatgtgcagaaTAGGGCGTAGTTTCCAGAatagctcaggggcctctcagcaggtaacagtatcttgaagaggaataGCAAATAGccgcagtggcagaacaatagggtgatctagggaggcaggctccaccccaggtgatctcctaGTGACAACAAGTTaagcctggctcagcctgcttcaggctgtgggcggaggttacatctcctccctgttattaatataaaaaagaaaggctggattgacacataaaatttatttatgctctatagttcttCCTGAATTCTTAaagcctagtgaagaaacctgtctcagtggaattccctaacttttctcatggtaagCCCTTATTTggttaagactgtcctttctgtcctagtaaacattttgcagactagccctgagctgctggctccatcttttgtaatgcttaattagttactgaataggtaacttccttgctgaattcctactgaattccaagttgtcagcttcaaggtctttctaggatgttggaacgcTGGCGaagacttaactatatcagaattcaatcttaaaaggcactatAATAAGATAACACTAAAGGAGAGCATATGGATCCATAGACCAGACAAACGCAGGGATAGGGTAAGAATGTACGGgttaatgagaatgccaaagctcCAGGGGGTGAGTTTCCAtaaaactcttttgcctcatgagtgcttccaggcttctcagcctgtcaagtgGACTTCACCGGAGTGTGCGTGGCATCTCCCccgttcttttatttttcagccaAAGTTCCAGGATGTCCCACTTTGTCGTAGCTACAGATCTTAGAagtgctctaaagatgagtggaaacacaacaatttactaataaaatagtgccaataataatagcaagtaggatatatattgaacccaatctaGGGGATTCAATGTACTtaggttatttttaaatctctggccaattcatcaatgtccCAAGTGTCCAAGTGGCTATTGCTAATATCTGAAAGATATTAAGGCACACTCTGCATCTTCTCTCTGGAATGTGGGTCCTCTTTAACAgccttgggagtcaggaagagataaggaagagaggACTATAGTTCAGCTTtaacagcctcaggtgccaggaagggaacagggaggagggggtgataaccagctccttagcacaaggccatttggcttgttagggtgggagactgtgaaaggcatgctttctcatggtatggtctccaacatctccccttttgaattaaatttaataaggccacacttaactgaggtgatcaaatgatcttctTATCCTTGGATGAGAGGGCATTAACCATGCTGGATGAGCATTGACCTGATTACTCCCATGGGTGCTGTCACAACCCACAAccatggctcttggtatcttttggggaggggaggcagagcctcagAAAGATtcttttggttgtaactggaactagataccaacctccatccaaacctggtgtgtctctcagggaactcagaagcGGTCTAGTtagaccttcccctgcagtactTAGCCTCGTACCCATGTTGGTGCCCATACTAGATTCATATTATCACGAACCAGCATGCACAATTCTGAgtcctgtgcagctcctaaaggagaattgtcaacctcagatttagcaaggcctctacaagaattatgccaaTTGTAACACTACAATTTGTGGttcttaggctatattaggagctgggGGTCACCCTTTCTCATCCCTATTGTCTCCACggcctgaggaaccaaggggaccttgcatttgcagcaagggtggaaaactggagacCAGCAGTTGCTCTTTCTGTATCAGTGGGAGGGACATCTTCTTCGTCTGAGTTTTGGATATCCAGTTGATGATAGTGAA
Encoded here:
- the LOC110298545 gene encoding olfactory receptor 510 — translated: MAFLEDGNHTAVTEFILLGLTDDPVLRVILFIIILCIYLVTVSGNLSTILLIRVSSQLHHPMYFFLSHLASIDIAISSSVTPNMVINFLVERSSISYTACGIQLGSAVFFGAIECFLLAVMAYDRFVAICNPLLYSTKMSKQVCIQLLIGSYIIGFIHASFFTLSFVSFLFCGTNRINHFFCDFTPLVELSCSDNSVLIILDSFSTGTIIVITVFVIAISYTCILITILKMRSTEGRHKAFSTCTSHLTVVTLLYGTVTFIYVMPKSSYSTDQNKVISVFYMVVIPMLNPIIYSLRNNEIKSAMKKQLGEKNIF